A part of Aegilops tauschii subsp. strangulata cultivar AL8/78 chromosome 2, Aet v6.0, whole genome shotgun sequence genomic DNA contains:
- the LOC109780460 gene encoding chalcone synthase 2, giving the protein MAAATMTVEEVRKAQRAEGPATVLAIGTATPANCVYQADYPDYYFKITKSDHMADLKDKFKRMCEKSQIRKRYMHLTEEILQDNPNMCAYMAPSLDARQDIVVVEVPKLGKAAAQKAIKEWGQPRSKITHLVFCTTSGVDMPGADYQLTKMLGLRPSVKRLMMYQQGCFAGGTVLRLAKDLAENNRGARVLVVCSEITAVTFRGPHESHLDSLVGQALFGDGAAAVIVGADPDESVERPLFQLVSASQTILPDSEGAIDGHLREVGLTFHLLKDVPGLISKNIERALEDAFKPLGIDDWNSVFWMAHPGGPAILDMVEAKVNLNKERMRATRHVLSEYGNMSSACVLFIMDEMRKRSAEDGHTTTGEGMDWGVLFGFGPGLTVETVVLHSVPITA; this is encoded by the exons atggcggcggcgacgatGACGGTGGAGGAGGTGAGGAAGGCGCAGCGGGCGGAGGGGCCGGCCACGGTGCTGGCCATCGGCACGGCGACGCCGGCAAACTGCGTGTACCAGGCCGACTACCCGGACTACTACTTCAAGATCACCAAGAGCGACCACATGGCCGACCTCAAGGACAAGTTCAAGAGGATGT GCGAGAAGTCGCAGATCAGGAAGAGGTACATGCACCTGACGGAGGAGATCCTGCAGGACAACCCCAACATGTGCGCCTACATGGCGCCGTCCCTGGACGCGCGCCAGGACATCGTCGTCGTCGAGGTCCCCAAGCTCGGGAAGGCGGCCGCGCAGAAGGCCATCAAGGAGTGGGGCCAGCCGCGGTCCAAGATCACCCACCTTGTCTTCTGCACCACCTCCGGCGTCGACATGCCGGGCGCCGACTACCAGCTCACCAAGATGCTCGGCCTGCGCCCCTCCGTGAAGCGCCTCATGATGTACCAGCAGGGCTGCTTCGCCGGCGGCACCGTGTTGCGCCTCGCCAAGGACCTCGCCGAGAACAACCGCGGCGCGCGTGTGCTGGTGGTCTGCTCGGAGATCACCGCGGTCACCTTCCGCGGCCCGCACGAGTCCCACCTCGACTCGCTGGTGGGTCAGGCGCTCTTCGGCGACGGTGCGGCCGCGGTGATCGTCGGCGCAGACCCCGACGAGTCCGTCGAGCGCCCCCTGTTCCAGCTGGTGTCTGCGAGCCAGACGATTCTGCCGGACTCAGAGGGCGCCATCGACGGCCACCTTCGGGAGGTCGGCCTCACCTTCCACCTCCTCAAGGATGTGCCCGGGCtcatctccaagaacatcgagcgCGCCCTGGAGGACGCCTTCAAGCCATTGGGCATCGATGACTGGAACTCAGTCTTCTGGATGGCGCACCCCGGCGGGCCGGCAATCCTTGACATGGTCGAGGCCAAGGTAAACCTAAACAAGGAACGGATGCGCGCCACCAGGCATGTCCTCTCCGAATATGGCAACATGTCGAGCGCATGCGTGCTCTTCATCATGGACGAAATGCGCAAACGCTCCGCCGAGGATGGCCACACCACAACCGGCGAGGGAATGGACTGGGGCGTTCTCTTCGGCTTCGGCCCCGGCCTCACCGTGGAGACGGTCGTCCTCCATAGCGTCCCCATCACAGCCTAG
- the LOC141040616 gene encoding uncharacterized protein, translating to MAGIVHKEFPELVQTGLNYLSWSSDCEIFLQGKTLLRAIGKGAQLAVTDPKFETENAQALHFLRHHLSPTLKDEYMAERSASGLWTALKQRFERLKYTVKPRAEAEWIRLRFADFKTVGEYNSALHRICTTLRLCGTEITDSQKIEKTLSTFHPDAVQSSQNYRQGNYTRYSELIDVLQVAEAQDEVLKKNFVAQPLGGSSRQEVNALKVRKPQQKKRGRKGKKKGPHPPPPTPAKQNKPGKGGQRPQDCFRCGSVEHFSRQCRAPQEVIDAYKARKARETHLALIQEGAPPAPMAAPVMIATPPAAPIEATPMVPIAAALAVSTDAHVAMEVDHMAASAAPPLDIDAASKIISEEDQLTSMEIATEVNGFFTEST from the coding sequence ATGGCCGGAATTGTCCACAAGGAGTTTCCTGAGTTGGTCCAGACAGGGCTGAACTACCTGTCATGGTCCTCGGACTGCGAGATCTTTCTCCAGGGCAAAACCCTCCTAAGGGCGATCGGTAAGGGGGCCCAGCTGGCCGTCACTGATCCCAAGTTCGAGACTGAGAATGCGCAGGCTCTGCACTTTCTCCGTCATCACCTGTCACCTACTCTGAAAGATGAGTATATGGCTGAGCGCAGTGCTTCTGGCCTTTGGACCGCTCTTAAGCAGCGGTTTGAGCGGCTGAAGTACACTGTGAAGCCACGTGCAGAGGCAGAGTGGATCCGTCTGAGGTTTGCGGACTTCAAGACGGTTGGGGAGTACAATTCGGCTCTGCACCGGATTTGTACGACTCTTCGGTTGTGTGGTACTGAGATTACCGACTCCCAGAAGATTGAGAAAACCTTATCCACTTTCCACCCCGACGCGGTCCAGTCCTCACAGAACTACCGCCAGGGGAACTACACGAGGTATTCAGAGTTGATTGACGTCCTCCAGGTGGCGGAGGCGCAAGACGAGGTTCTCAAAAAGAACTTTGTCGCGCAACCACTTGGGGGGAGTTCTCGCCAGGAGGTGAACGCTCTCAAAGTCCGCAAGCCTCAACAGAAGAAGAGGGGCCGGAAGGGCAAGAAGAAGGgccctcacccccccccccccaccccggCTAAGCAGAACAAGCCGGGCAAGGGAGGGCAAAGGCCTCAGGACTGCTTCCGTTGTGGCTCGGTGGAGCATTTCTCCCGCCAGTGCCGCGCACCACAGGAGGTCATTGATGCATATAAGGCTCGGAAGGCACGTGAGACGCACCTCGCCTTGATTCAGGAGGGAGCTCCACCGGCGCCCATGGCGGCACCCGTGATGATTGCTACTCCCCCTGCTGCGCCTATAGAGGCGACCCCCATGGTGCCCATCGCGGCAGCTTTGGCGGTCTCTACCGACGCCCACGTCGCCATGGAGGTTGACCACATGGCCGCCTCGGCGGCGCCGCCACTAGACATTGATGCTGCCTCCAAGATAATTTCTGAGGAGGATCAGCTCACTAGTATGGAGATTGCGACGGAAGTGAATGGCTTCTTCACCGAGTCCACTTAG
- the LOC109780461 gene encoding glyoxylate/hydroxypyruvate reductase HPR3, translated as MAAAGGKPAVLLLRPVDAPFAAALRDRFRVLDLYAPGQALPALAFVAAAAAVPEPPRATVIWGGVRVDASFLDAAPSLRCVVSTAAGLDHIDLAECARRGVAVANSGEVYSTDVADYAVGLLLDVLRRVSASERYVRRGSWAAQGDYPLGSKLGGKRVGIIGLGNIGSRIAKRLEAFGCIIHYNSRKPKDSVSYKYFPNVHELAAESDVLVVACALNKATRHIVNKDVLEALGKDGVVVNIGRGANIDEAELVIALREGKIAGAGLDVFEHEPKVPAELFSMENVVLSRHVAVLTEESRSDLRAHTIGNLEAFFSGQPLLTPVHADSLAQ; from the exons ATGGCGGCAGCCGGCGGCAAGCCTGCCGTCCTGCTGCTCCGCCCCGTGGACGCGCCCTTCGCCGCCGCGCTGCGCGACCGCTTCCGCGTCCTCGACCTGTACGCGCCGGGGCAGGCCCTCCCGGCCctggccttcgtcgccgcggccgCCGCCGTACCGGAGCCCCCGCGCGCCACGGTCATCTGGGGCGGCGTGCGCGTGGACGCCTCGTTCCTCgacgccgccccctccctccgcTGCGTCGTCAGCACGGCCGCGGGGCTCGACCACATCGACCTGGCCGAGTGCGCGCGCCGCGGCGTCGCCGTCGCCAACTCCGGGGAGGTATACTCAACCGACGTGGCCGATTACGCCGTCGGCCTGCTGCTCGACGTGCTCCGGCGCGTGTCGGCGTCCGAGCGCTACGTCCGGCGCGGGTCCTGGGCGGCGCAGGGGGACTATCCCCTCGGATCCAAG CTTGGTGGTAAGCGTGTTGGCATCATCGGCTTGGGGAACATCGGCTCACGGATTGCAAAGAGGCTTGAAGCTTTCGGCTGCATCATCCACTACAACTCGAGAAAACCAAAGGATTCAGTCTCTTACAAATACTTCCCAAATGTCCATGAGCTTGCTGCTGAATCTGACGTGCTCGTTGTCGCATGCGCACTGAACAAGGCGACACGGCACATCGTGAACAAGGATGTGCTGGAGGCCCTAGGAAAGGACGGTGTGGTCGTCAACATCGGCCGAGGAGCAAACATCGACGAGGCAGAACTGGTCATTGCACTCAGGGAGGGAAAGATTGCAGGCGCGGGCCTTGACGTCTTTGAGCATGAGCCAAAGGTGCCGGCAGAGCTGTTCTCCATGGAGAATGTGGTTCTGTCGCGCCACGTGGCGGTGTTGACGGAGGAGTCCAGGTCGGACCTGCGAGCGCACACCATTGGCAACCTTGAAGCCTTCTTCTCCGGTCAGCCATTGCTCACCCCAGTGCATGCTGATTCTCTAGCGCAGTGA